Genomic window (Thiosulfatimonas sediminis):
CGGCGTCAGAAAGTTTGAGCGAACAAGCACGTTTATTACAAAAAGAGATGTCGTTCTTCCGCATAGGTGCTTACAGCGTTCATAAATCAGTCACTTTGTCAGCATCAAAGACAGCTTCAAAGCCTGTCGCAAAACCTGTACAAACGATAACGCCTAAACCTACAGAGAAAACCTTAACCAGTCTGACTAAGGCGACAGGACCTAAAGCGTTGGTGGTTAAATCGCAAGGCAAAAGCGATGAATGGGCAGAATTTTAATACCAGCGGCCGTAAGCACAAATTCAGCCACACAAGCGGAGGTTTATGTGGCTTCAACCCCTAAGAAAGAATCAGGTGTTAGCCTTGTTTTAGTGCATGAAACCTATGGACTTAACTTTCTGAGTGCGCAAGAAATCAGGTGCAGTGAACCCCCAACCCAATTTCACTCTACCAATACACATCTTCAAGGCATTGTTCAATTTATAATGACTAGAAGTAATTGGTGATTGAATCAGCCCTGTAATTTTTTTGAATGTAGACTTAATAATATTTTGCAATATTCAAAATGACGAGAAGACTGACACAAAATTATGTGTTGTACCCTAAATAATTCTTGGTTCATTTTCTGAATTTTTTCGAATACATGGGCACGAAAACTTTTTTCAAACTTTTTCAAAAAAAGATTTGACAGCTGTAGGCCGCATCACTACAATACGCCGCATTAGTAGAGGCCACATAGCTCAGTTGGTAGAGCAAGGGATTGAAAATCCCTGTGTCCCTGGTTCGATTCCAGGTGTGGCCACCACTATGCGAGCGTGGCGGAATTGGTAGACGCACCAGATTTAGGTTCTGGCGCCTTTGGTGTGAGAGTTCGAGTCTCTCCGCTCGCACCATATTCAAAACCCTGAGTTGATTTTCAACTCGGGGTTTTTTATTGCCCATAAAAAACCATTCATACATTTAATGCATCCAAACACATCGATCTTAACGGATTATTCTTAGCCGTTTTAAATATCGAGAAAAGCAATGCAAACCTTATTATCCAGCCATTCTGTTTTTAAAACTTCGGCTCTTTTTATAGGCGCCTTATTACTTTACGGCTGTAGCAGTACGCCTGAGTACTATCAACCACAAGTCCAAACCTTAGAAACCATACAACATAGCAATCCCCAAACAAGAACTTTAGCAATTGCCTTTGGCGGCGGAGGCGTGCGAGGTTTTGTGCATTTGGGCGTCATTAAAGCACTGGATGAGGCAAATATTCGCGCCGACTTAGTCACTGGCAGCTCGATTGGTGCGGTGGCAGCCACCTTATATGCATCAGGGCTACCCTATGCGCAAATCGAGAAAATTGTCATCGGCTTAGAATCGGGCGAAATTATCGACTTTGCACCACAAAGTATGGGCTTACTCGCACACAAAAACCTAGCAAAATGGATTGAACATCACGCAGGCGTCAATCAAATTGAAGACTTAGCCCTACCACTCGGCATCACCGTAACTCAACTTAACCGACACCAACCTCTCCTCATTCATCAAGGAGAACTTGGCAAAGCGGTACAAGCATCGACTACCGTGCCCGGAACCTTTATTCCACTAATGGGTTTGGATAGCATCTGGCTGGATGGTGGGATATTAAATATCCTACCTGTCCGTTTTGCGAAGGCACTCGGTGCGCAAAAGGTTATCGGTGTAGATATTTATTGTGGTGAACAAACTTACCAAGCGCAAAACGCGTTTGGAGTGCTACTGGCGAGCAACCGACTTCAAAGTTGTGCGCTTGCAAAACCAGATCAGCAATTGGCCGACGTCCTTATCCAACCAAACTTCGAACCGAAAGACCCAAAAAGCTTTGCTGAATCACGTGCCGCCATTGACGCAGGCTATCAAGCAACCTTGCTCGTCATACCCAAAATACAACAATTACTGGCCAGCCCAAAATAAAAAAACCCGTAATCAAACGGGTTTAGCTATGCACATACTGCAAACATCTAGGCGGTCTGAATGTAATCTTCGCTACATAACTGCAAAAACTCCAAAAACTCTTGAGCTAAAACAGAAAGTTCCTTGCCTTTCGGATAAACGATATTCCATTGTTTCTGGATTGGAAAACCCTCTACATCCAGTTCACTAATCGGCCCGTTCAAGCGCTCGTCACGATACAAAGCATGCAATGAAACACAAGCAACCCCTAAATCTCCAATGACGCAATGCTTAATTGCCTCATTGGTTTCCATGGTTAAGCGTTCTTTAATTTTCAAACCCTGAGCAGCAAATAAAGATTCAACGGCAGAACGGATACCAGAACCTTCTTCGCGCATGATAAAAGGCTCTTCCGCCAAACGCTTTAAAGAGACTTTTTTGCCTACTAATTCATGTTCAGGGTGCGCGATAATAACCAAAGGATTGGGGATGTAAGGAACAACCTCCAGATCATGTGCGTTGCTTGGGACCTGTCCAATGATATATAAATCATCTAAATTTTGTTCTATTCGCTTAAACAGATTTTCGCGATTAGTAACCTTTAAGCTGAGTTCGATATCCGAGTGTTTTTTACAAAATGCACCCAAAGCTTTTGGCGTAAAGTATTTTGCAGTAGTGACAACGGCAACCCGTAAACGACCGCGTTTCAAACCCTTATAATCATCCAGCATAATTTCTAGGTTAGAAAGCCGATTAATGATTTCACGGCAACTGCTGGCGACTTTTTCGCCGACTTCAGTCAAATAAATATTACGCCCAACCTGCTCGTACAAAGGCATATCAATCGCCTCGGCAAAGCTTTTGACCTGCGCGGAAACTGTCGGCTGCGTTAAAAACAACTCTTTGGCGGCACGCGTAAAACTAAGATGGCGTGAAACAGCCTCAAAAATCTGAATTTGACGCAAAGAGGCATGGCGCAATAAAAAATGACTGTTGGTATTACTATTTGATAAACGGTTCATGCTTGTTTCCCGAACATCCCTTTATTCAAGATACAATCTACATTTCATCCGTACAAGCCGGACCATTCGGCCCGTTCAAGCGCGTCAAGGCTGCTGACGCAGCACGCGCCGCCTCTTGTACATCGGCCTCTTTCCCTGCCATAATCAAACGCCCGTAAGCGCCCACAGCACGCGCTTCAATCAAGGTGATATTTGCCGCTTTCTCCGCTTCGTTCGCCGCATAGATAATATACCCTGCCGGATCCGTTTCCATGATCAACATACATTGCCCAGGAAGAATCATCGACCCCTTTCGATTATCACGGTTAATCAACGTTGCATGATCCGGCGTAATCGAACGGATAACTTCATGCCACATCAAACGACAAGGGTGGCGTGTACTGTGTTCTGTGTTCATATAACGCAGCATGTGATCACCCGATTCCAATACATCACTCTGTACGCGGTGATGCACAAAAATCGAACCGTAAGATCGTTCAACAATCTGTTGACCAAGATGGACGTTAGAGGCTTTGAGCGCGATATCCGACAGGCGATGAACCGCCATACCCGGCGCCACTTCAACCCACAAACAACTGTCACCCGGAACAGGAAGGAAACCCATTGAGGCCGTCCCCATATAAGCCGCAAGTTGGGGCTGTAAAGAGTCGATAAAGACCCAGGTACGTAACTCAATCATCCGCGTAGCGCCTTATCTTGCAACCATTGGGCCACGACTGAACGTGCTGCTTGGGCACGTGCACTAATTTCATTTTTAACCTCTAATGGAATATCCGCAGCAACACGGAAGCGATCACGGTCCCAAAAAAATGAATCATAACCAATCCCATAAGGGGTGCGCTCTTCCATTAAAATTTCACCATTCCAACGCCCCATTCCAACAATTGGAGCAGGGTCCTTAGGATGACGCACTAATACCACTGCACAATAATAATGTGCCTTCCGCTGCGCATAAGGTAAACCCTGTAAAGCGGCCAATAAATGCTGACGGTTTTGGGATTCGCTTGGTTTGCTCGTACCGAATTTATCCGCGTAGCGTGCCGAATAAATCCCCGGCTCACCCTGTAACGCATCAACCGATAAACCGGAATCATCGGCAATGGCAGGCAAACCTGTTTTAGCACTGGCATAACGTGCTTTTTTTAGGGCATTCTCTAGATAAGTGTCACCATCTTCAACGGCTTCATCACAAAAGAAATCCGTCTGCAGATGAAAATTACGCGCTAACGGCTGTAGCAAAGGAAGAAGCTCATTTACCTTATGCGGATTACCGGTTGCGATTACGATGGATTCCATAAATTCTAATTTATTTCCGTTATTTCTTGGTCGTCCATAAACGACAAAACGACGACAACTCAAGTTGCGTCGAAAAATTTTAAAGCCTTAACCAAAGCCTATTGGAGCATGCGTCCAACAGACTTCAGTTACCACTTTCGCTAAACAGATTAATTAATCTCTTTTTCGTCGTCTTTAAACTTACTGAAGTATTGACGCACAATCGTACCGGTCGGCTGACACTCAATCTTCGAGAAAATCACATAGTAAATCAATGCGTGTACAACTAAGGTAATAATCAAGCCTTCAAAAATCCCAACCTTGAATACCAACAGACCACACAAAGTTGCTAGCAACATGGCATAAGGACCATGCTTCGCCGTGTGCAAAACCCCCATTACCATTTTTATGCCAACAAACGTCATGATAATTGCTAAGGCAAAGTACGGCAGATGATCAAGGTATTGACTATTGAAAACAAAAAAAGTGATCAATAACCCGATGATCAATACCGATAACTTGGTATAAGCACCGGCTAAACGGTTGGTGGACGACTTCGCTAAACCATCAAGGTTCGTCATACCGCCAAAAAATGACGAGCCCATGTTCGATACCCAAATCGATAACAACGAGTTGTTAGAATTACATGGACGCTTTAATGGATCGATTTTCTCGATAGCCGCGTTCGACATTACTTGCTCGATAACATCCACCACAGCAAGCATTAAAGCAAAGAAGAAAGCGTAGACCCACATCCAAGCGGAATCAAAACTCGGAATCGGCAGCGCCAAAGTAAACTCAACGTCTTCTACTTTAAGCATTTTCACATCGACAAACATTGCTGCAATAATGCCATACACAATCAGTGCAAAATAAGGAATCGCTGGTTTGGTGTCTTTATACTTCTTAAACAGCATAAAGAATAAGATTGCACCAATAACCGAAAGTGCAATCACTTGCACGCGTGCATCGCTCCAAAACTCTTCGCCTGCTGCAACGCCGACGGGCAGCATCCAAAGAAAAGGCATGAATTTCAACGCAATCTTCAAACCGATGCCGGCCAGTAAACCCTCGACCAAATAACCGGGAACCGCCATCAGCAGATAGCGCTGCCAATTAAACTTCCAAATCAAAGCTTGAAAGGTTGCGGTCAAAAAGATAATGAACGCCATGTTCTGGATGCCGAAAGTCGCAACGCCCATTGCAAGGATTGGCGCAAGGCCAGCAGCAATACCCGGCGCACCGATAAAGTTACCTGGACGGAACCAAGCAAAAAGGAAACCGATAAAAGAAGCAAAAGCCACTGTTGCCAGACCTACCTGAATCGGATAGTCAGACATCAGAGCAATACCAATCGATAAAGGAATTGCCATGGTTGCGGTGATTACACCCGCTTGAACATCGCGCACCGCATATTCAGGACGGAAAGCCGCCGAACCAGGATTGTTAATTTGTGTGTTCTGAGTTGTCTCAGTATTCATGTTTTCTTGTGCCATCGTTTTCTACACCTTCATAATGACAATTGATAAACAAATCCATTGGACCTGCTATTAACTGCTTCTTACTGTCATGCCGCTTCAGGAATTGGCTCAACCTGAGAGCAAATAAGTAACCGCCATCAAACACCGGCGGCACACAATTTTTGTCGTTCTGCTCTTAGTACGACCAAGTTACTTACTAAGTAAAACAGCAAAGACCCGTTGAAAGAGATAAAAACAGGCTTTGTAGTCTCCAAAAGCAAACTTTAAGAGGATAATCGGTTTATTTGCGATTAGCAATCAAGATTATTCCTGAGTAACCAAACTTTTGGCCTAGTTAAACCTTTAACATCCTAGTGAGTTCGATAGTAAATTGGAAATTGATAAAACAACTCCAACCTATAGAAACTATCAATAGATAAATGCACAAAAATTTACAATTACCCTATAAAAGCAGTTCAATTTCTAAATGAGACACACATTACTCACAACTTAACCGCTCAAAAACCTAAAAAAAAAGGATATGCCATGGCATATCCCTCTTTATTGCTCTATCGCAAGCGATAAAACTTAATCCGGCCAGACTCGACGTCTTGGGAACGCCTTAATCTTGTCCGCAATGTGTGTCTCTTGCGCATCCGCTTTCACCGCAGGTTTCGCTGCCGCTTTGGCTGGTGCTTTCTTAACCACTGGCTTTTTCGCCGCAGTTGAAACTGACTCCACCGGCGCAGCACTCTCTGCTGGGCTGGCATCTGCCATCACATTTGCTGGAATTTCACCACGATTCTGTTCACTCATTCCGCTGTCTCCTGAGTCACTTTAAGCAGAGCGCCATCAATACCCTGCGCTAACGCAAAATCGATGTCACTCAAACCCGATTGCTCGTGAGCGTAAATAATTACCGAGACATGTTCTCGTCCGAAGCTGAGATTTGGGTGATGCCCGACGGTTTCTGCAACCTCCGCAACTTCATCCAAAAATTCACGCAGGACATCGAAACTCGCGAACTCGTATCGCGCTTCTAAGGTCCCCGCTTTATCTCGTTGCTTCCACTTTGGACTCATACAAAGTTCCATTGTGGTACCGGATTCGCGGCCATGTTTTGGTAGTACTCTTCTAGCCAACCTTGTACTCGAACCAATTGCGTCTGTTCTTCTTCTAAAAGACGAGAGAACAACGCAAAATCATCCGCAGCACCCACATTTTGACTGTACTGTGTTGCTTCACCGTAAAGTTGAATCAACGCCAGTTCTCGCGCTTCACACGTGCGCAGCGCTTCAATAATGTTGTTCGCTGAATTCGCTGGACTGAGAATACTTCCCGCCGGTAAAGCACCTTGGCTTACCATTCGGTCCGTAATCAGATTGGCGTGTTGAAATTCTTCGTTTGCCAAGGTCACAAAACCTTCTGCAAACTGCATTTCGTTGCGGAACTTCGATAAGGAAGCCTGAGCCAGATAATGCTGACCTGCTGAAAACTCCAAGCTCAATGCACGACCCAAGTAACCTAATATTTGCGTATTCGGCGCTTGAGTTTGTGCACTTTCAAAGCGAGGGTAAGCGGCAGCGCCCGGCAGGACATTGCCTTGCATATTCGGTTGGTAACGCATTCGTGCCTCCTGGTCTCAGTGAGAATTAACCCTTACAGACGTTTCGCTGAACCGGTGTTGCCCATTACTAGAACAGGCTCCACTTCGTTATGTGGACGGGCAATGATGTGCGCCGCAACCAGACCGTCACCAACGCGCTCACACGCGTCTGCGCCAGCACGTACTGCTGCGTTAACCGCACCGGTTTCACCACGAACCATAATGGTGACATAACCACCACCAACAAATTCACGCGAAACAAGACGGACTTCCGCCGCTTTCGTCATAGCATCCGCTGCTTCGATTGCAGGAACAAGACCACGCGTCTCGATCATACCTAGTGCAATTCCATATTCACTCATGAATAGGCTCCTTAAAATAGGGGGGATTATTGAGCGGTAAGTACCGGTTCAACTTCTTTGTGTGGACGTGCAATGATGTGTGCTGCAACTAGACCGTCACCTACACGCTCACACGCGTCTGCGCCAGCGCGAACGGCTGCGTTTACCGCACCTGTCTCACCACGAACCATAATGGTTACATAACCACCACCAACAAACTCGCGAGAGACTAAACGTACTTCCGCTGCTTTGGTCATCGCATCAGCCGCTTCGATGGCTGGTACTAGACCACGTGTTTCGATCATTCCTAGTGCAATACCGTATTCACTCATGATTTTCTCCTGACTAATAGGGGGTTATAAACTTATGCTTTTTCTGCAGTTAAAACAGGTTCAACTTCTTTGTGTGGACGGGCAATGATGTGCGCCGCAACCAGACCGTCACCAACACGCTCACATGCGTCTGCACCAGCACGTACTGCTGCGTTGACCGCACCTGTCTCACCACGAACCATAATGGTTACATAACCACCACCTACAAATTCGCGGCTAACTAGGCGTACTTCTGCCGCTTTAGTCATCGCATCCGCTGCTTCAATCGCTGGAACTAAGCCGCGGGTTTCGATCATGCCTAAAGCAATACCATATTCACTCATCGGTTTCTCCTTTCGAGTTTTTTATTCATTTGTCATCTGGGTTGATGATGTCCTGCCAATTATCAATTATTCCGGACACCGTTAAATCACTTAGTAATCGTTTGTCTCCAGCGGCGTCTCGCGCCGCAGAGTTGGCAATCGTAAATACCCAATCGCCTTCTTTGGTGCCAATCGGGTCCATGCCTACGGCTGTGCCCCCGCCTAGCGTTTTTAATTCTTTGAGCGGCAGATGCCCTAAATCATCTAGTCGACTGGTTAGGGTGATTTGTCGGCCTATTTGATGGATCTGCATCGCTACTTGCTCTCCCAGTCCCATTTGTCGAGGATTCCGACAATGGTCAAGTCGCTTGGGTAGCCTTTGGTTCCGGTCGCATCTCGCGCCGCTGAACTGCCGCAACACAATACGAAGTCGCCTTTTCGACAGCCTACCGGGTCAACCGCAACCATCGGACTGCCACCCGGTTTGTCTTCCACTAACAGCAACGGCATATAGTCCATCATCGCTATTCGATTGGTAGAGACTACCGTGCCGGTAACACGCCAAATTTTCATCTTTTGTTTTCTCGACTCAATTAAATCTCAGAAGTTAGTTTAATTGCGGCCGCATGAGCATTGTGATCTCGTAATGTGCACAACGTATGCAACATTCCTGTTTTAGAAAGTTCGCTAAACTGCTCATGCACCGCTTTTTCAATTCGACGCGCTTTCTTTATCGCGCGATTTCTCGACTCCGCCACGCGCCCGTCAAAATCAACGCGGATGATAACCGGAATCGGCCTGCCGTGGCAAAGATTCAATTTTTTAAAAATTTTAATACCGACCTGTACATCAGCCAGCCCTTC
Coding sequences:
- a CDS encoding ferritin-like domain-containing protein, whose protein sequence is MRYQPNMQGNVLPGAAAYPRFESAQTQAPNTQILGYLGRALSLEFSAGQHYLAQASLSKFRNEMQFAEGFVTLANEEFQHANLITDRMVSQGALPAGSILSPANSANNIIEALRTCEARELALIQLYGEATQYSQNVGAADDFALFSRLLEEEQTQLVRVQGWLEEYYQNMAANPVPQWNFV
- a CDS encoding EutN/CcmL family microcompartment protein, coding for MKIWRVTGTVVSTNRIAMMDYMPLLLVEDKPGGSPMVAVDPVGCRKGDFVLCCGSSAARDATGTKGYPSDLTIVGILDKWDWESK
- a CDS encoding LysR family transcriptional regulator, with translation MNRLSNSNTNSHFLLRHASLRQIQIFEAVSRHLSFTRAAKELFLTQPTVSAQVKSFAEAIDMPLYEQVGRNIYLTEVGEKVASSCREIINRLSNLEIMLDDYKGLKRGRLRVAVVTTAKYFTPKALGAFCKKHSDIELSLKVTNRENLFKRIEQNLDDLYIIGQVPSNAHDLEVVPYIPNPLVIIAHPEHELVGKKVSLKRLAEEPFIMREEGSGIRSAVESLFAAQGLKIKERLTMETNEAIKHCVIGDLGVACVSLHALYRDERLNGPISELDVEGFPIQKQWNIVYPKGKELSVLAQEFLEFLQLCSEDYIQTA
- a CDS encoding BMC domain-containing protein; amino-acid sequence: MSEYGIALGMIETRGLVPAIEAADAMTKAAEVRLVSREFVGGGYVTIMVRGETGAVNAAVRAGADACERVGDGLVAAHIIARPHNEVEPVLVMGNTGSAKRL
- a CDS encoding 4a-hydroxytetrahydrobiopterin dehydratase — translated: MSPKWKQRDKAGTLEARYEFASFDVLREFLDEVAEVAETVGHHPNLSFGREHVSVIIYAHEQSGLSDIDFALAQGIDGALLKVTQETAE
- a CDS encoding BMC domain-containing protein; protein product: MSEYGIALGMIETRGLVPAIEAADAMTKAAEVRLVSREFVGGGYVTIMVRGETGAVNAAVRAGADACERVGDGLVAAHIIARPHKEVEPVLTAQ
- a CDS encoding EutN/CcmL family microcompartment protein, translating into MQIHQIGRQITLTSRLDDLGHLPLKELKTLGGGTAVGMDPIGTKEGDWVFTIANSAARDAAGDKRLLSDLTVSGIIDNWQDIINPDDK
- a CDS encoding SulP family inorganic anion transporter translates to MAQENMNTETTQNTQINNPGSAAFRPEYAVRDVQAGVITATMAIPLSIGIALMSDYPIQVGLATVAFASFIGFLFAWFRPGNFIGAPGIAAGLAPILAMGVATFGIQNMAFIIFLTATFQALIWKFNWQRYLLMAVPGYLVEGLLAGIGLKIALKFMPFLWMLPVGVAAGEEFWSDARVQVIALSVIGAILFFMLFKKYKDTKPAIPYFALIVYGIIAAMFVDVKMLKVEDVEFTLALPIPSFDSAWMWVYAFFFALMLAVVDVIEQVMSNAAIEKIDPLKRPCNSNNSLLSIWVSNMGSSFFGGMTNLDGLAKSSTNRLAGAYTKLSVLIIGLLITFFVFNSQYLDHLPYFALAIIMTFVGIKMVMGVLHTAKHGPYAMLLATLCGLLVFKVGIFEGLIITLVVHALIYYVIFSKIECQPTGTIVRQYFSKFKDDEKEIN
- a CDS encoding BMC domain-containing protein, coding for MSEYGIALGMIETRGLVPAIEAADAMTKAAEVRLVSREFVGGGYVTIMVRGETGAVNAAVRAGADACERVGDGLVAAHIIARPHKEVEPVLTAEKA
- a CDS encoding BMC domain-containing protein translates to MIELRTWVFIDSLQPQLAAYMGTASMGFLPVPGDSCLWVEVAPGMAVHRLSDIALKASNVHLGQQIVERSYGSIFVHHRVQSDVLESGDHMLRYMNTEHSTRHPCRLMWHEVIRSITPDHATLINRDNRKGSMILPGQCMLIMETDPAGYIIYAANEAEKAANITLIEARAVGAYGRLIMAGKEADVQEAARAASAALTRLNGPNGPACTDEM
- a CDS encoding patatin-like phospholipase family protein, whose protein sequence is MQTLLSSHSVFKTSALFIGALLLYGCSSTPEYYQPQVQTLETIQHSNPQTRTLAIAFGGGGVRGFVHLGVIKALDEANIRADLVTGSSIGAVAATLYASGLPYAQIEKIVIGLESGEIIDFAPQSMGLLAHKNLAKWIEHHAGVNQIEDLALPLGITVTQLNRHQPLLIHQGELGKAVQASTTVPGTFIPLMGLDSIWLDGGILNILPVRFAKALGAQKVIGVDIYCGEQTYQAQNAFGVLLASNRLQSCALAKPDQQLADVLIQPNFEPKDPKSFAESRAAIDAGYQATLLVIPKIQQLLASPK
- the rdgB gene encoding RdgB/HAM1 family non-canonical purine NTP pyrophosphatase; the protein is MESIVIATGNPHKVNELLPLLQPLARNFHLQTDFFCDEAVEDGDTYLENALKKARYASAKTGLPAIADDSGLSVDALQGEPGIYSARYADKFGTSKPSESQNRQHLLAALQGLPYAQRKAHYYCAVVLVRHPKDPAPIVGMGRWNGEILMEERTPYGIGYDSFFWDRDRFRVAADIPLEVKNEISARAQAARSVVAQWLQDKALRG